A stretch of the Myripristis murdjan chromosome 24, fMyrMur1.1, whole genome shotgun sequence genome encodes the following:
- the LOC115356451 gene encoding membrane-bound O-acyltransferase domain-containing protein 2-like, producing the protein MAAEGSRSPACTGSSLLQPVSEITNLPLDQVNFVVCQLCALLSAFWFRLFLHPSRTRPVVRHVVATLLGLYFALFCFGWYALHFLVQSGLTYGIMILTGVEHMHKYCLLVALGYLSFCQITRVYVFDYGMYSADFTGPMMVITQKITSLAFEIHDGMARKEEHLTPGQKILAIRRMPSLLEYFSYSCNFMGILAGPTCSYNDYIAFIEGGACRHRDLEPHRKANGKLRQSEPSPNTEVVRKVFTCFLSLMVFLSVCKVFPVERNVDDDFIANTPLYAQVVYLYLSMLTTRPKYYFVWTMADAINNAAGFGFNGYNSDGSPRWDLISNLRILDIEFATSFKVFLDNWNIQTAHWLKRVCYERCPYNPTAATFILSAMWHGAYPGYYLTFLTGIIITLAARAVRHNVRPYFLGSPAHKLLYDIITWAATQIAVCYTVVPFVLLSVGPSLKFYRSWYFSLHIGCILLAVALPVKPRHLRLKEQQKSLQRHLEATDSNCNQKAKTT; encoded by the exons gtgaaCTTCGTGGTGTGCCAGCTGTGTGCTCTGCTGTCGGCCTTCTGGTTCCGTCTCTTCCTCCACCCCAGCAGAACCCGTCCTGTGGTGCGTCATGTGGTGGCCACGCTGCTGGGGCTCTACTTCGCCCTCTTCTGCTTCGGCTG gtACGCGCTCCACTTCCTGGTTCAGAGCGGACTCACCTACGGCATCATGATCCTGACCGGAGTCGAACACATGCACAA gtacTGTCTGCTGGTGGCTCTCGGTTATCTGAGCTTCTGTCAGATCACACGAGTCTACGTGTTCGACTACGGCATGTACTCTGCTGACTTCACCGG gcccaTGATGGTGATCACACAGAAAATCACCAGCCTGGCGTTTGAGATCCACGACG GAATGGCCCGGAAAGAGGAGCATCTGACGCCCGGACAGAAGATCCTGGCCATCAG gcgcaTGCCCAGCCTGCTGGAGTATTTCAGCTACAGCTGTAACTTCATGGGGATCCTGGCCGGGCCGACCTGCTCCTATAACGACTACATCGCCTTCATCGAGGGCGGGGCCTGTCGCCATAGAGACCTGGAGCCCCACAGGAAGGCCAACGGGAAGCTGCGGCAGAGCGAGCCCTCGCCAAAC ACGGAGGTGGTGCGTAAGGTGTTCACCTGCTTCCTGTCCCTCATGGTCTTCCTGTCCGTCTGCAAAGTCTTCCCCGTCGAACGCAACGTGGACGACGACTTCATCGCCAACACGCCGCTGTACGCCCAGGTGGTCTACCTCTACCTGTCCATGCTGACCACGCGGCCCAAGTACTACTTCGTCTGGACCATGG CCGACGCCATCAACAACGCCGCCGGCTTCGGCTTCAACGGCTACAACAGCGACGGCTCGCCGCGCTGGGACCTGATCTCCAACCTCAGGATCCTGGACATCGAG TTTGCCACCAGCTTCAAGGTTTTCCTCGACAACTGGAACATCCAGACGGCGCACTGGCTCAAAAG GGTGTGTTACGAGCGCTGCCCCTACAACCCCACAGCGGCCACCTTCATCCTGTCGGCCATGTGGCACGGAGCCTATCCAGGCTACTACCTCACCTTCCTCACCGGCATCATCATCACACTGGCGGCACGAgcg GTCAGACACAACGTGCGGCCATATTTCCTGGGGTCGCCGGCCCACAAACTGCTGTATGACATCATCACGTGGGCGGCCACGCAGATCGCCGTCTGCTACACGGTGGTGCCGTTCGTGCTGCTGTCGGTCGGCCCGTCGCTCAAGTTCTACAG GTCTTGGTATTTCAGCCTCCACATCGGCTGCATCCTGCTGGCCGTGGCGCTGCCGGTCAAACCGCGACACCTGCGTCTCAAGGAGCAGCAGAAGAGCCTCCAGCGCCACCTGGAGGCCACAGACAGCAACTGCAACCAGAAGGCCAAAACCACATGA